The Cydia splendana chromosome Z, ilCydSple1.2, whole genome shotgun sequence genome window below encodes:
- the LOC134805000 gene encoding uncharacterized protein LOC134805000, protein MSRYQRYMERSNKKERNTANVPNIDSSTFEIIENTPSTKIDKECQIEIFSSVENEGKTFICNRYIYSDKEICDCEVQTEISSNSKIIKYDKKTKHQGCNTIEKIYAHQATITENKYFTGFRSIGEDEELIDLAGVTLDNFRFLLKRTVDKHKYMVAKEDRLLIFLMKMKLGVTFSALSVLFGVHRTTVSRIFYLYLEELASATSNLIFWPSKSVVQRTMPDCFHPNYSNTRVIIDCTEFQIEVPSTVDNRVWCYSHYKKGFTAKVLIGITPGGFISFKSKVAGGRKSDSQITVESGLVDLLENGDIVLADKGFPQIKKFLDESGKEIGLVMPPFLKNNMNFSRDETDATYSIARVRIHVERIMQRLRLYQILNKIPQNLFCHIDDILHICCVLVNLQSSIFSNK, encoded by the coding sequence ATGTCAAGATACCAACGATATATGGAACGCAGTAacaagaaagaaagaaatacaGCAAATGTACCCAATATTGATTCAAGTACATttgaaataatagaaaatactCCTAGCACAAAAATTGATAAAGAATGccaaattgaaatattttcgAGTGTTGAAAATGAAGGAAAAACATTCATTtgtaataggtatatatatagtGACAAAGAAATATGTGACTGTGAAGTTCAAACTGAAATATCAAGTAATTCGAAGATTATTAAGTATGACAAGAAGACGAAACACCAAGGATGTAATACTATTGAAAAGATTTACGCTCATCAAGCAACCATAACAgagaataaatattttactgGGTTTCGATCAATTGGCGAAGATGAGGAACTCATTGATCTTGCCGGTGTTACCCTTGATAATTTTCGTTTTTTATTAAAACGAACAGTGGACAAACACAAATATATGGTTGCCAAAGAAGATAGACTTCTcatttttttgatgaaaatgaaACTAGGTGTGACATTTTCAGCTCTGAGTGTCTTGTTTGGTGTACATCGAACAACAGTATCaagaatattttatttgtatcttgAAGAATTAGCATCGGCAACATCTAATTTGATTTTTTGGCCCAGTAAAAGTGTTGTACAAAGAACAATGCCCGACTGCTTTCATCCAAATTACTCTAACACTCGAGTGATTATTGATTGCACAGAGTTTCAAATAGAAGTGCCATCTACAGTTGATAATCGTGTGTGGTGCTATTCACATTACAAAAAGGGTTTTACTGCAAAGGTGCTCATAGGTATTACACCAGGAggctttatttcatttaaatctAAAGTGGCCGGTGGGAGGAAAAGCGATTCGCAAATAACAGTTGAATCAGGATTGGTTGATCTTTTAGAAAATGGAGACATTGTTTTGGCTGACAAAGGATTTCCACAAATCAAAAAATTTTTAGATGAAAGTGGAAAAGAAATAGGACTTGTTATGCCACCTTTTCTAAAGAATAATATGAATTTTTCAAGAGATGAGACAGATGCTACTTACAGTATAGCTCGGGTCAGGATTCATGTAGAGAGGATAATGCAACGGCTGAGACTCtatcaaatattaaataaaattcctCAAAACTTGTTTTGCCATATTGATGATATTTTGCATATTTGCTGTGTATTAGTAAATTTGCAGTCCTCAATATTTTCTAACAAATAA